In Rutidosis leptorrhynchoides isolate AG116_Rl617_1_P2 chromosome 2, CSIRO_AGI_Rlap_v1, whole genome shotgun sequence, one genomic interval encodes:
- the LOC139889112 gene encoding uncharacterized protein, with protein sequence MVTWLTSRLVRYGILSVPKLIADCVTWVDVVWFSQCIPRHAFMVWLLMGERLKTQDRLKEWERNLNSNARLLCSLCKEQEDTHAHLFFFLFPYAFVICSRAAQLVSMPKWGPEWINIRDLLVSLANRNVARECNARLFGKPPRDVDQLWSTIYSTVTLKVLTLNFKDTHKVRILKDKWKVLKIA encoded by the exons ATGGTAACGTGGTTGACTTCTCGGTTAGTGCGGTATGGCATACTATCAGTCCCCAAGCTGATTGCTGATTGTGTAACATGGGTAGATGTAGTTTGGTTTTCACAATGTATTCCGCGTCACGCATTTATGGTATGGCTTCTTATGGGAGAGCGTTTGAAAACTCAAGATAGGCTTAAAGAATGGGAACGTAATTTAAACTCAAACGCTAGGCTTTTGTGCTCTCTATGTAAAGAACAAGAGGATACTCATGCTCACCTTTTTTTTTTCTTGTTCCCGTATGCTTTTGTTATTTGTAGCAGGGCTGCGCAGTTGGTTAGCATGCCAAAATGGGGGCCAGAGTGGATAAATATCAGAGATTTGTTGGTTTCGTTGGCTAATCGTAATGTGGCAAGG GAATGCAATGCAAGATTATTTGGTAAACCGCCTAGAGATGTTGATCAACTATGGTCTACTATCTATTCGACTGTGACATTGAAGGTTTTGACGttgaatttcaaggatactcacaAGGTGcggattctaaaagataaatggaaG GTTCTTAAAATAGCCTAG